The following are encoded in a window of Salvelinus fontinalis isolate EN_2023a chromosome 40, ASM2944872v1, whole genome shotgun sequence genomic DNA:
- the LOC129839555 gene encoding zinc finger protein 239-like has protein sequence MSFCYFPLAKEEVCWTEKEVIVKEEEGEEAVTVKKEVEGEAVTAKEEEVTVKEEEEAFRVKEEDAVFGMKEEGEITVTLEEEGKTGDLINTRERPDSEEPETSNPARRHHCSHCGKGFNQLGDLKRHERIHTGEKPFQCSLCGKSFSLLASLKRHERTHTRDTPHHCSQCGKIFIQLGNLKIHERIHTGEKPHPCSQCGKSFNRKEYLKEHERIHTGEKRDRPFQCSQCGKSFSLLASLNIHERTHTGDKPHHCSQCGKSFNLKGQLKQHERIHTVEKPYHCSQCEKSFAWLGDLRRHERTHTGEKPHHCSQCGKSFNQLGHMRRHERIHTGDKDVGC, from the exons ATGAGCTTCTGCTACTTCCCCCTTGCTaaagaagaggtctgctggacAGAGAAAGAAGTTattgtgaaagaagaggagggagaggaggctgtCACAGTTAAAaaggaagtagagggtgaggctgttacagcgAAAGAGGAAGaagttacagtgaaagaagaggaagaagcttttagagtgaaagaggaggatgccgTTTTTGgaatgaaggaggagggagagattacTGTCACgttggaggaggaagggaagactggagatctgattaacacca gagaaagaccagactcGGAGGAACCAGAGACGTCCAACCCAGCAAGACGACACCActgctcccactgtggaaagggttttaacCAGTTAGGGGACCTGaaacgacatgagagaatacacacaggagagaaacctttccaATGCTCcctgtgtggaaagagtttttccTTGTTAGCGAGCCTGAAAagacatgagaggacacacacaagaGATACTCCTCATcactgctctcagtgtggaaaGATATTTATTCAGTTAGGGAACTTAAAaatacatgagagaatacacacaggagagaagcctcatccctgctcccagtgtggaaagagttttaaccggAAAGAATACCTGAAagagcatgagagaatacacacaggagagaagcgaGATAGACCTttccaatgctcccagtgtggaaagagtttttccTTGTTAGCGAGCTTGAATAtacatgagaggacacacacaggagataagcctcatcactgctcccagtgtggaaagagttttaacctgAAAGGACAACTGAAacagcatgagagaatacacacagtgGAGAAGCCCTACCACTGCTCCCAATGTGAAAAGAGTTTTGCTTGGTTAGGGGACCTGAGAAGACATGAGAGGacgcacacaggagagaagcctcatcattgctcccagtgtggaaagagttttaaccagtTAGGTCACATGAGaagacatgagagaatacacacaggagataagGATGTAGGCTGCTGA
- the LOC129839556 gene encoding zinc finger protein 570-like has protein sequence MSSRYFPRATEEVCWTKKEVIVKEEKEEEAVTVKKEVEGEAVTVKEEEVTVKEEEEALRVKEEDAVFGMKDEGEITVPLEETGDMINTRERPDSEEPETSKPARRHHCSHCGMNFIQLRCLKRHERIHTGEKPFQCFQCGKCFSLLASMKRHERIHTGEKPHHCSQCGKRFFSSGCLKRHEMIHTGEKPHHCSQCGKSFNRKEYLKEHERLHTGEKRDKSFQCSKCGNNFSLLASLKIHDRIHTGEKPHHCSQCGKSFKLRGQLKQHEIIHTGEKPYHCSQCEKSFSWLGHMRRHKRIHTGDKDVGC, from the exons ATGAGCTCCCGCTACTTCCCCCGTGCTACAGAAGAGGTCTGTTGGACGAAGAAAGAAGTTAttgtgaaagaggagaaggaagaggaggctgtCACGGTTAAAaaggaagtagagggtgaggctgttacggtGAAAGAGGAAGaagttacagtgaaagaagaggaagaagctttaagagtgaaagaggaggatgcagtttttggaATGAAGGATGAGGGGGAGATTACTGTCCCGTTGGAGGAGACTGGAGATatgattaacacca gagaaagaccagactcGGAGGAACCAGAGACGTCCAAACCAGCAAGACGACACCACTGCTCCCATTGTGGAATGAATTTTATCCAGTTAAGGTGTCTGaaacgacatgagagaatacacacaggggagaagcctttccAATGcttccagtgtggaaagtgtttttcCTTGTTAGCGAGCATGAAAAGACATGAAAGGATACACACAGGGGAAAAGCCTcatcactgctcccagtgtggaaagagatttTTCTCATCAGGGTGCCTGAAAAGACATGAGATGATACACACAGGGGAAAAACCTcatcactgctcccagtgtggaaagagttttaaccggAAAGAATACCTGAAAGAGCATGAGAgattacacacaggggagaagcgaGATAAATCTTTCCAATGCTCTAAGTGCGGAAATAATTTTTCCTTGTTAGCgagcctgaaaatacatgatagaatacacacaggggagaagcctcatcactgctcccagtgtggaaagagttttaagctGAGAGGACAATTGAAACAGCAcgagataatacacacaggggagaagccttaccactgctcccaatgtGAAAAGAGTTTTTCCTGGTTGGGTCACATGAGAAGACataagagaatacacacaggagataagGATGTAGGCTGCTGA